The following proteins are co-located in the Nitrospiria bacterium genome:
- a CDS encoding phosphate ABC transporter substrate-binding protein PstS — translation MKTLALAVLLLIGLTVPAWAEPMLINAAGATFPYPVYSKWFDEYAKIHPDIHINYQSIGSGGG, via the coding sequence ATGAAAACACTGGCACTAGCCGTCTTATTGTTGATCGGCCTGACGGTTCCGGCCTGGGCCGAACCCATGCTGATCAACGCCGCGGGGGCGACTTTTCCGTACCCCGTCTATTCCAAATGGTTCGACGAGTACGCCAAGATCCACCCGGACATTCACATCAATTACCAGTCCATCGGTTCCGGCGGCGGG